The Jaculus jaculus isolate mJacJac1 chromosome 1, mJacJac1.mat.Y.cur, whole genome shotgun sequence nucleotide sequence AGGTCTGAGGAACAGCAAGAAGGCAGTGGGGCAGCAGCAGAGAGTGAGGAGGTAATGATGAGGTTGGAGAAGTGGCAAGACCCAGCTCTTGTGGGGCTTGGAAAGGAGAACAAAGCCTCTAGACACCACAGGCTGGCAGGGACTGGGCCGGAGGAGAAAATCCATGCAGGACTTCCCCTTCCATACGGGCcccatagccaaaaaaaaaaagcccctttGTGCAGAGGGTGGGTGGCCTGCCCTGAGTGGGGAAGGGCTGTGCTTGGTCCTGAGCTCTGCTCCTTGGGGGTCTAAACAATGGGGCCCCTTGTGATTGGACTTGGGGACCAAGTGGCCTTCTCAGTGATAAGATTCCTCATTCAGGAGGCATGTGACCCCAAGACCTGGGCTTCTTGCCACAGGGTATGGGGAGAAGGGTAGAAAAGGGGGCACCTCTTCTGGAGGACATCTGGAGACAGTGCCCTACCCTGTCTTAGGCtggaggaggtagaggtgggtGGCAGAGGGAGGTGTGGCTGTGCTTGCAGGAGCTGGAAGGACATCATCAACAGATGGTTTCAGAGCAGGCCAGGAGGGAGGAGCTGCTCCTCCCAGCCCAGAGGGTAGAAGCAGACACAAGACGGCTTGGCAATCCCTATCTTGTGCCCCTTTAGAAGAGAAGAGAACATGGAGTTGGAAAGGATTGTCAGTGCAGCCCTCCTTGCCTTTGTCCAGAAGCACCTCCCAGAGGCTGATTTCAGGTAGGGACAGGTTCCTGTGAAGGAACAGCCCAGGTTCACGTTGCTGCTTCCAGGTGGTACCCTGGGACCTGGCCAGTGAAAGGGTGGACTGAAAGCACCCTGTTCTGTTCCTAAGGTGGGGAGGGCTGGTTCTTAATTGCTGAGGTGGCCTTACTTCTCATGCTGTCTCTGTCACCTTTACTGGACTGATGGAAACCAAagttgagggaggaggagaggagattcTCCAACCTCCAAGATTGAGATCTGACTCATGGATCTCATGAAGTGGAAGACTGGAGTCTCAGGCCACATAAGGGTGCTGGAGGTATCCAGCATCCTAACCAGGGCTTGCCCTGTTCCCTTTCTGTAGTGGCCTGGATGAGGTCATCTTCTCCTATGTACTTGGAGTCCTGGAAGACTTGGGCCCCTCAGGCCCATCAGAGGAGAACTTCGATATGGAAGCCTTTACTGAGATGATGGAAGCCTATGTGCCTGGCTTTGCCCACATCCCCAGGTAAGGCCTAAGGAGGGGGCTGGCTGGTTGTGTAGGAAAGTGATCCCCTTAACACCGTTCATGTCCCTTTAGGAGCACAATAGGGGACATGATGCAGAAGCTCTCAGTGCAGTTGAGTGATGCTAGGAACAAAGGTGAGCCCGTGCTCTGGCTCCCGGGGGATTCATAACTCGGCCCTCAAAGCCCTAGCAAACCTGatgccttctctgtctctttaagaGAACCTGCGTCCACAGAGCTCCTGTGACCAAGGTCAGGTGTCCATCTCTCCAGAGTGCCTACAGAGGTCTGAAAAGCTCCAAGAAGAGACCAGGTCTCCCGGTGCTACAGAGGACATCCAAGACAAGGTACTGGTGGAGGAGGGTACCAATAAGGGACGTTGGGGTGGAAAAAAAAGCAGTGTGGCCTACTGTCCACATTGATGCCCACAGGCAGCTGGCACTGAGGGAGAGCTGCTGCCAGGGGTGGATGTACTCCTGGAGGTGTTTCCTACATGTTCCATGGAGCAAGCACAGTGGGTGCTGGCCAAAGCGCGGGGGGACTTGGAAGAAGCGGTGCAGATGCTGGTAGAGGGCAAGGAAGAGGGGCCTCCGGGCTGGGAAGGCCCCAGTCAGGtatcatctcccagccccagcgCATCCCCATCCCCACCGCCTCAGTTCCAGTAACCTTGGTGTTAAATCCCCAACCCTACCTAGCTGTGTCTGTTTCCTTTATGTTGCCACTGGACTTAGACCAGGTCTCCTGTCTCTGCAGGACTTGCCAAGGCGCCTAAGAGGCCCCCAAAAGGATGAGTTGAAGTCTTTCATCCTTCAGAAGTGagtctgggctgggctgggctggaccCTGGAGGATCTTCCCAGGGTGGTGAGAGCTTCACCTAGCGAGTTTTTGGCAGGTACATGATGGTGGACAGTGCAGAGGATCAGAAGATTCACCGACCCATGGCACCGAAGGAGGTAAGAGGACTTGGAGCAACCGGACGTGTGGAGTGAGGAATCCTGGCTCCTGATTTCTATGACTCACATCTGATTGCCTGACAGGCTCCGAAGAAGCTGATCCGGTACATTGACAACCAGATTGTGAGCACCAAAGGGGAGCGATTCAAAGATGTGCGGAACCCTGAGGCCGAGGAGATGAAAGCCACATACATCAACCTCAAGCCGGCCAGAAAATACCGCTTCCACTGAAGCTCTGGCTGGACTACCACGCCTTCCAGATCCCGAGGGATGCAGGagccctcttctctccccttcccccagagGCCGTCATTAAGCCTGCCCCCTTATATACTTCTTTGCTCTGTAGTGTTACCCTGTTCTTGGAGCTGCCTCTATGGGCACAGTAAAGGTTGTTCAAGGAAGGTATGAGTGTATTCTGGTCATTTCTGCCCTCCTTCCCCGCTGGCATACTTACTTGGCCTGAGAGTAGTCCCTCCCCTGCCTGACACTCTATCTGTAACAGGGCAGCAAAGCAAGGGGGGTTAAAAAGCTCTTTATTTGAAGTTCCAGGTTGGGGCGGGGCACAGGACTCTCACCAGAGGTCCCCAGAGTTCATTTTCCCTACTGCTCATTGTCAGGCTTCAGCCACACAGTCCAGCTGTGCTCCCACCGGCAGGAGGGTCAGTCAGACCTGTAGGTTGACAAAGGGTGCAAAGCCCGCCATGTCCTGGAGCAGCACTAGGGCCTGGTGCAGCGGTAGCTCCACGTCGATGTCCACTCCGCGCTTCCGCAAGCGGCTCAGGCTCGGCTCGGCCACATGGTGGCAGTGCCGCACCCGCAGCGAGCGCAGCGCCGGGCAGTACTCGGCCAACGTCCTGAGGGAGGAGCTGGGTGATGATAGGGACAGAAGGCGCCCCCACCCCCGCACCCTCTGCGGGGAGGGCCCACTCAGCCTGTAGCTGGCTCCAGCTAATTCCAGGCTTTCCCTTCAACGCAAGGGCGAGGGCCCAGATGGGATCAGTCACTCCAGGCTCCAGTGAGCTTGCAGTGAGCTGGACGCTCCCAGCTCTTAGAAGGACTTTGTCCCCCAGTTCAGCTCAGGGTTTCAGGACTCTACCCCCTTGTTGCAGGAATGCTGGAAATTGATTCAATGTGAAATCTCCCACTGCGTACATACTGGTTCAAAAGTTTCCTAAACTAAGGACTCTAATCCTAGAGGCCTTTCTGTTCACCGTGGGGGTACTGTGGTTAGCAGAAAGGTCTAGAACTTCCAGATGGACTTTTGAGAACTACAATCGGACCCTAGCACCCCCCCACAGCTCCCCCCAGGCCTTCTTCTCACCCtgcagcttcccccccccccaggcccagGCACCTGACACCGTCACTTCCCACGCGGAGGCAGCCTGTGAGGTCGAGATGCTCGAGCTGAGGGCAGTGCCGAGCCAACTCCTGGACCGCGGCGTCCCCCACGTTGGCGTTGACCGCCAACGAGAGGCTGCGGAGGCCTGCGCCTCGCCTCTGAGCCAGGTACACGATGGCCTCGTCCTTGAGCTGACGGCAGGCTGTGAGGTCCAGCTCCTCCAGGGCCGGGCAGCGGTCGGCGAGGCCACGCAAGGCCAGCCCGTCCACCCAGTCACAGTGTGCGAGTGAAAGGCGCTGCAGGCGGGGACAGCCCTCGGCCAGCGCCCCCAGCGCTCGGCGGCTCAGTTGCCCGCAGCCGGCCAGCGCCACGCTCCGTAGCTGAGGATTCCGTGCCAGCACCGGCACCAGGTCCTCGTCCGACAGCCATTCGTGACACGGAGCCAGCGCCAACTCCTGCAGCCCCTCGGCGTCCCGCAGTAGCCGGGCCAGTGCAGCCCGCGGGATTTGCGGACCCACCTGCGGGCGAGGGGAGGCACCGGGACTCAGCCCGTCTCGGAAGGCGGGATCAACAGCTGCTTATTCGGCCCCAGAGTTCTTTCCTGGCAGCCACCTAACTCCGGGGCTTGCCACCTCTCCTACAAGGGAAAGACCATTCCCGGTACTGGCTATTTGGACTGTCCACGCTGCGTGCGTGGATCGCTTCTCGGGCAGCCCGGGCCgcacggggagggaggaggggaagtggGAGGGGAGATCGGGAAGGGTTTCCAGTGCAGctgggggctgggctgggctggaggcggggcggggcggggccccAGGTCGGAGGCGGGGCGCTGGCCCCGGGCTCACCTGAGCGGCGTCGAAGCGCCGCAGCCCGGCCAGGTGCAGCTGCACCAGTGCCCGGAAGGCCCGGCTAACGCGCTGCAGCCGGAGCAGCTGGCGCAGCGGCACCCGGATCAGGACGTGCGGGAGCAGCACGTCTTCCCAGGGCAGGTCAAGGAGCCTACGGGGAAAGCAGCGTTAAGTCCTCAGGCCGCTGTCACGGGCCAGCCCTCCTCCGTTATGCCCCTGCACACCGGCTCGCAAGAATGTCCCGCAGCCCCCAGGCCGGTCCTGGACTCAGTTCCCCCACCCACGggtctctcttccccccccccctccctggGCACCTCCAGTGCTCGGTACCTGACGGCTCCGGGTTCTTGCTCCC carries:
- the Cuedc2 gene encoding CUE domain-containing protein 2 isoform X2, whose amino-acid sequence is MRREENMELERIVSAALLAFVQKHLPEADFSGLDEVIFSYVLGVLEDLGPSGPSEENFDMEAFTEMMEAYVPGFAHIPRSTIGDMMQKLSVQLSDARNKENLRPQSSCDQGQVSISPECLQRSEKLQEETRSPGATEDIQDKDLPRRLRGPQKDELKSFILQKYMMVDSAEDQKIHRPMAPKEAPKKLIRYIDNQIVSTKGERFKDVRNPEAEEMKATYINLKPARKYRFH
- the Cuedc2 gene encoding CUE domain-containing protein 2 isoform X1 — its product is MELERIVSAALLAFVQKHLPEADFSGLDEVIFSYVLGVLEDLGPSGPSEENFDMEAFTEMMEAYVPGFAHIPRSTIGDMMQKLSVQLSDARNKENLRPQSSCDQGQVSISPECLQRSEKLQEETRSPGATEDIQDKAAGTEGELLPGVDVLLEVFPTCSMEQAQWVLAKARGDLEEAVQMLVEGKEEGPPGWEGPSQDLPRRLRGPQKDELKSFILQKYMMVDSAEDQKIHRPMAPKEAPKKLIRYIDNQIVSTKGERFKDVRNPEAEEMKATYINLKPARKYRFH
- the Fbxl15 gene encoding F-box/LRR-repeat protein 15, with the translated sequence MTKEAGSLQPLQGQSEILLRTRSSPSMEPPMEPSGGEQEPGAVRLLDLPWEDVLLPHVLIRVPLRQLLRLQRVSRAFRALVQLHLAGLRRFDAAQVGPQIPRAALARLLRDAEGLQELALAPCHEWLSDEDLVPVLARNPQLRSVALAGCGQLSRRALGALAEGCPRLQRLSLAHCDWVDGLALRGLADRCPALEELDLTACRQLKDEAIVYLAQRRGAGLRSLSLAVNANVGDAAVQELARHCPQLEHLDLTGCLRVGSDGVRTLAEYCPALRSLRVRHCHHVAEPSLSRLRKRGVDIDVELPLHQALVLLQDMAGFAPFVNLQV